A genomic segment from Lutzomyia longipalpis isolate SR_M1_2022 chromosome 3, ASM2433408v1 encodes:
- the LOC129793780 gene encoding vesicular glutamate transporter 1 encodes MSVPLKDASNGTAPTHNNNEDEGVQGRYCDSIPARVILYLLSWSGFLVSFMMRNDINIAIVEMTANKDEPATPDRFDWSFSVRSMILGTFYWWYVVSQVVGGIATQKFGTKAVFGWSQLATAVCSLLIPSAARLHYGWLIGLRSIQGFASGLTWPAMYAVVGYWIPPTERSRFMSSFQGFSIGIGLTYPLCGWIIAKWDWPSVFYTTGTIGVVWCCIWWALAFNRPSEHPRIAPAERRMIEEAVAEDIKGGYGMSPRWRAIFKSFPAWVIGITTFGRIWLHYMFIMFGPLYMKDVLGFDIETNGILSGAPFLCSYLSAVLFCAAADWMVAHGVSLLLVRKIFTAVSQVLPGILIFCIAWTRSQIPVLVMWFVAVSCITAGYAGAMANIIDIAPNLAGPVLAFAQTIHMSASFLAPIAASAIVKDTTSTDQWMAAFGLATAVAIITYLPYLAKAQATPQPWNYRQPEKGEAAVPLRETTDP; translated from the exons ATGTCCGTGCCCCTAAAGGATGCTTCCAATGGCACAGCACCCACACACAATAACAACGAAGATGAGGGCGTACAGGGGAGATATTGCG ATTCCATTCCTGCTCGCGTGATTCTCTACCTCCTCTCCTGGAGTGGTTTCCTCGTTTCATTCATGATGCGCAACGACATCAACATTGCCATTGTGGAGATGACAGCCAACAAGGATGAACCAGCAACACCGGATCGCTTTGACTGGTCCTTCAGTGTGCGCTCCATGATTTTGGGTACCTTCTATTGGTG GTACGTCGTATCTCAGGTAGTGGGTGGCATTGCTACTCAGAAATTTGGAACAAAAGCCGTTTTCGGATGGTCCCAACTGGCAACGGCTGTTTGCAGCCTCCTCATTCCCAGTGCTGCCCGTTTGCACTACGGATGGCTCATTGGACTGCGTTCAATTCAGGGTTTTGCCTCAGGGCTCACCTGGCCAGCCATGTACGCAGTTGTGGGCTATTGGATCCCACCAACGGAACGTAGTCGCTTCATGTCGAGTTTTCAGGGATTCAGTATTGGTATCGGGCTCACGTATCCCCTTTGTGGGTGGATTATTGCCAAATGGGACTGGCCGAGTGTCTTCTACACCACAGGGACTATTGGTGTGGTTTGGTGCTGCATCTGGTGGGCTCTTGCCTTCAATCGCCCAAGTGAGCATCCACGTATTGCTCCAGCAGAGCGGAGGATGATTGAGGAAGCCGTGGCGGAGGATATTAAGGGTGGCTATGGGATGTCACCACGTTGGAGGGCAATCTTCAAATCCTTCCCCGCGTGGGTGATTGGCATCACGACATTCGGTCGTATTTGGCTGCATTACATGTTCATCATGTTTGGGCCGCTCTACATGAAGGACGTCCTAGGCTTCGACATTGAGACGAATGGCATCCTCTCGGGGGCACCCTTTCTATGCTCCTACCTCTCAGCCGTTCTCTTCTGTGCCGCAGCCGATTGGATGGTGGCTCATGGAGTCTCCCTCCTACTCGTCCGGAAGATCTTCACGGCAGTCTCTCAAGTTTTACCCGGTATCCTTATTTTCTGCATCGCCTGGACACGTAGTCAGATCCCGGTGCTTGTGATGTGGTTCGTGGCTGTCTCGTGCATAACAGCTGGGTATGCTGGTGCCATGGCCAACATCATTGACATCGCTCCGAATCTCGCGGGTCCGGTGCTCGCCTTCGCCCAAACCATTCACATGAGTGCCTCCTTCCTGGCCCCCATTGCAGCGTCAGCCATTGTCAAGGACACCACATCTACGGATCAGTGGATGGCTGCTTTTGGGCTCGCCACGGCCGTTGCCATTATCACATACTTGCCCTACCTTGCCAAAGCACAAGCAACACCGCAGCCATGGAACTACCGACAGCCCGAAAAGGGCGAGGCAGCCGTTCCGCTGCGTGAAACAACGGATCCCTGA
- the LOC129793778 gene encoding apolipophorins: MARFLAISIVTVALLVAYVAPAAIKGKCNLECSAANNRVKLQTGQVYQYKVESSAGVLLAGVDAIERRVRFEAEASVFAIDKCNFAVTVSKITLHGADDKKFSPAELLTNLAKPVKFALGSENICTQEDDATFSVNIKRAIASAFVNGGDDGSVTDHDIFGTCHSVVSVSQQGGVTIINRARNLNLCSGRETLGHTLSGSVFNEASGIKSTPTLNGDYSSEVRLKGGVVDSATVDEEYRFVAFSTASAGARAKVQTKLRLSGNSKGAPKNVEAATVQRGIAFETPREGGAATSQRLRDVIREAVDSFADGVGANATSQFVDIVRLLRDTGKNDIKTTFQTIVSKSLHERSDLARKIYLDALFRTATGDAVEAIIDLLSGRAFTPQEQRLAMLSMNLVTSLDRDSINSFQKLTPNTPNVLPEALLATGTLVRKYCDQYSCTDEQLDKVLDRFTGHLHQCQPRKKKEEDVIVTALKGIRNTHGYIGRKLVDNVIACTQKNTKSRIRVAAIEALEGVSCEKRVYDNLVQLLDDVAQDPELRLQAYLALTKCPTPQLADHLQKLLDGEEIQQVGAFITSHLASLRATTDPARQTAREVLGRVRTAKRFPFDLRRYSHSRELSYAVDSLGLGASVDSNIIYSHSSFLPRSATVNVTGELFGNAFNVLDLSVRQGNLDSVIERYLGPKGILSSKSPQQLYDFLKKTVEDAHKRTEGLLRGRRDVSKADLNAFAKNVILPNDVTSSDLDLDVSVKFLGNELVFLSLGDDLPTTPDDVAAQLSKIVKEFLDGATKFQRNFEAHALFVDGELSYPTAGGLPLRLTAHATGVVGLETSGAIDIRRLWRNPSQSPVQLKVVPSANLELVGALLVDAYAVTSGIQVSGSVHTSTGADVKVSFQEKPCKVDVKISMPRKKQEIFSINHDIVLYTRERGQQSVSVPLRFSSKRTAFNGCFDQLHRYTGVTFCTDYNVTIPGNTGVAPFPLNGANRIAVWLEVDSSYHFAFSHSHKDESLQYIRFTFDTPDSSDPRTTTLAFESATSPNIFVRAELDSPYRKVMGEAGLANNEKEVALYAKAKDQGNEYIAKIGFTKDEAKREYSPILVVKTPASRDNTALGYSVEGKIKVNDGGGQMRYDLQDIRLKGGYFTSNPLTVSGTVTQRGTAFDTDLKIDHRGDTGTVKGSLQFEANRLNLDLKVKCGWHANVQYKVSYQTNEILNHLELDYGYGSGGSHHIKALQQWRHKYSKYRLEELLFNNELELSHLPLKARLNGNFVDGSVIKYDVGLEYGGKEASSKLDVKLNEKTKGDYAVEADASINKKKLSVIAKRIVQENASKYSNRLFTSTGLSLEANGVIGHRISAQEADIVADAKAQFGEKQQPYVAKFELKLKPQGGNTHGSLSAGKNDLVTFKGTLNRKGNTQDGNMQVTVKEILEGSGDFTATGGNGTATVNLNVLKLSKGIKVVTNFAIEAPIYNVATEVFYDTANGGGRRTLRVDTRNLVESQSFRSNNEVEVFTERYVCNVEGALDGKAGDGVLTGQFDVTLPTGRKLSGSIKREVRPQGDGIRGSNEVAVSDKLPNNQVRSLSLSSQLLNAKWSEKIFQAKHTVVYKDLDGKDVTVKLDLHHKAAKENTRAIDGDLSVAGSLFARSIKVTLRVPEYSQDHADFNVAVKSEKDGDVQLVGRYVIGGRAKANEYDVTFSGSSKGDKARTIEVKSSGSFLTPQVDHGVYDTKWKLSVKTDGKESHVNVAGVANEDHANVKVDLKLHERDPVSVALTYNHEETPDGQSGKCNLEAEVNYAKDKKIHGKAVLKRTEGREIDLHATLETPYEKASNVVFNVKAAKTNEGVVRSAVDVTVNKDTYGLNSAVVLSDANPSVDLVVIYPKKEVKFFAGFARVGEKKYNGKVKIENLLDYNVDATGEIAAASIENFAAKVDIDAPKLKLDKFHGELKSKHQGASKGVEVQASNGGKSILTGFADYTVEQNKTLTVFEAKGNVKFYEKESEAHLKFIHHTLTQAENQETGVSFIVNAHLGPKSIVGELKITDKNVQLKHAACEKQQQCIHLDIQSTISQADLDSFKHQIVVSIDLRKLGYSHEFGLKAETSRKGVELDHTIEMHLQAQDKPQYQYSMYIHSKSAGVVVTLPERTIALEGVFERPETLFGKWDVSGALYLDKKNKPHESVRVGLKAHTKEPKKGSGSFESALTFAHPAIRTLSVTAAGAIDATAHEANVKLNFDVFKTAAKEVVVVGRIANTEKGRAFNVSASVDVTSKHGLDYRASGHAALAPERRAASFQGDAKFAGVQGSALFSITPADLYARITALEEDLFVADAKIGDKSIAGQATIRPFKSTPITMSGSAKGLTEAKVHLSRANLVTVDGEFAINRAASFKINSQKGDIFTAQVTLDQQHFLASKYQMNSDQMRQFLQEVQTTVKQDLENTKKHIEAKVSETRTHIAQQYGNIQKEIPEFDAVAKNIKEELSKILQELEKDPSIKPIIDAAAKICGVVAKTFADLFEVTVQSLKKVSEIITSFYSNLVEIFNARILPSLVEWYAAVEKILHTVYLDTVSLLSGTIERVAKALKDYEEDFNKVAKVSSETIGRFVRGATELLTAVQKEIADLQRLVQDYVASLPGIDLLKEKYNALFVEYNIPEHVINLMREFNTVIRDAVPSQEIRDFIESIVSYIEAKLGKKDVNDLEHLKQIYSKGVVATKAVIQLVKSQPTDVTGSLNVAPGGIPLPFSLDILRRVPYISSIRLSPVNYLRNERFLTPRDLLTSLTPNGRLTLNLLPPFPLAGHVIDGQHIFTFDGRHFTFPGDCSYILARDFLHGNFSVVATLQKGKMSSVSLFDGPNVATVDVGGAVKVNDKAVDLPVHSGDFHIWRRYYTVTLLSLSGAEVMCTTDLITCHVKVSGFYRGRLRGILGNGNGEPFDDFQLPEGKLAGNYAEFGNAYGVTPSCPAVGASHHPHAHGAPLTEPCASLFSSDPALRLAFLVNDPTNYREACQHAVGDAPAAKKTEVACNIVSAYVSAARLDGIPVSVPQKCLTCSENRNIGSTFSVKAPQKQADVVFVVDTSQPLLLTEFTHQVATELRKELRAFDMGDVNVAVIGFEKHHRYPSHFTHNGKLDVHGKLTPRDEGVPRCDLHLKTGFERVDDFLEQWANTTENLAADLGLSADARAFQEAMAYPFRAKATKIIFAVRSDSLAHSSNPSKSIMSAFANSQVKKQGIQLHLLSPVEEFSISGKDAKGAKVNDIVGFSSRTVIQMADAKKRVNPGQQAWRKAIKYQEDLGMELVQDAGGFTFILQNYLAGNPKAKKQFTTAVVNAVADHAARHETHLDCECQVKYGLHAEEKCSVVEVKLLKQVQRLQRG; this comes from the exons ATGGCGCGTTTTTTGGCCATCTCCATCGTCACGGTGGCCCTCCTTGTGGCTTATGTGGCCCCAGCTGCGATTAAAG GTAAATGCAACCTGGAGTGCTCAGCAGCCAATAATCGCGTAAAGCTGCAAACGGGTCAGGTGTACCAGTACAAGGTTGAATCATCAGCTGGTGTCCTCCTGGCTGGAGTTGATGCAATTGAGCGGCGTGTTCGTTTTGAAGCTGAAGCCTCTGTCTTTGCCATtgataaatgcaattttgccGTAACCGTGTCGAAGATCACCCTCCACGGGGCGGATGATAAGAAATTCTCTCCTGCTGAATTGCTAACGAATCTCGCGAAGCCCGTCAAGTTTGCTCTGGGCAGCGAGAACATTTGCACGCAGGAAGATGATGCCACGTTCTCCGTTAACATTAAGCGTGCCATTGCTTCGGCTTTTGTGAATGGCGGGGATGATGGCAGCGTAACTGATCACGATATCTTTGGAACGTGCCATTCGGTGGTGAGTGTGAGTCAACAGGGTGGTGTGACGATCATCAATCGTGCGAGGAATCTCAATCTCTGCAGCGGAAGGGAAACTCTCGGGCATACCCTGTCAGGGAGTGTCTTTAATGAGGCTTCTGGGATCAAGTCAACGCCTACGCTGAATGGTGACTACAGCAGTGAGGTCAGGCTAAAGGGTGGTGTTGTTGATTCTGCAACAGTTGATGAGGAATACCGATTTGTTGCCTTCTCAACTGCCTCAGCGGGAGCAAGGGCAAAGGTTCAGACAAAGCTTCGTCtcagtggaaattcaaaaggaGCCCCAAAGAATGTTGAAGCTGCAACGGTTCAGCGTGGAATTGCCTTTGAGACTCCACGTGAAGGTGGTGCAGCAACATCTCAACGGTTGAGGGATGTTATTCGTGAGGCTGTGGATAGTTTTGCCGATGGCGTTGGGGCCAATGCAACATCCCAGTTTGTCGATATTGTCCGTTTGTTGCGCGACACCGGGAAGAATGACATCAAAACCACCTTCCAGACAATTGTTTCCAAATCCCTCCATGAGCGTAGTGACTTGGCACGGAAGATTTACTTGGATGCTCTCTTCAGGACAGCTACGGGTGATGCTGTTGAGGCAATTATTGATCTCCTGAGTGGACGTGCTTTCACACCACAGGAACAACGTCTGGCTATGCTGAGTATGAATCTCGTAACATCCCTGGATCGCGATTCAATTAATTCCTTCCAAAAACTCACCCCAAACACCCCAAATGTCCTTCCGGAAGCCCTCCTGGCAACGGGAACACTCGTGCGGAAGTACTGTGATCAGTACTCGTGTACAGATGAGCAGCTCGATAAGGTTTTGGATCGTTTCACGGGGCATTTGCATCAGTGTCAGCCACggaagaagaaggaggagGATGTCATTGTGACAGCCCTTAAGGGAATTCGCAACACTCACGGCTACATTGGGCGCAAGCTGGTGGACAATGTGATTGCGTGCACGCAGAAGAATACCAAGTCGAGGATTCGTGTTGCTGCCATTGAAGCACTCGAGGGTGTTTCATGTGAGAAGCGCGTCTACGACAATCTTGTGCAACTCCTGGATGATGTTGCTCAAGACCCAGAGCTGAGACTTCAGGCCTACCTTGCCCTGACTAAATGCCCAACGCCTCAGTTGGCTGATCATCTGCAGAAACTCCTCGATGGGGAGGAAATTCAACAAGTTGGAGCCTTCATCACGAGTCACCTTGCTTCATTGAGAGCTACAACAGACCCAGCACGACAGACAGCAAGGGAAGTTCTGGGACGTGTGAGAACAGCCAAGAGATTCCCCTTTGATCTCCGTCGCTATTCGCATTCACGTGAACTCTCCTACGCTGTGGATTCCCTCGGATTGGGTGCTTCCGTTGACAGCAACATCATCTACTCCCATTCAAGCTTCCTCCCACGTTCAGCTACGGTTAATGTTACAGGAGAACTCTTTGGGAATGCCTTCAATGTGCTCGATCTCAGTGTACGTCAAGGGAATCTCGATAGTGTCATTGAGCGCTATCTCGGTCCAAAGGGAATCTTATCCTCCAAATCTCCCCAACAACTTTACGATTTCCTCAAGAAAACCGTTGAAGATGCTCACAAGAGAACCGAAGGGCTCCTCAGGGGGCGCCGCGATGTCTCCAAAGCTGATCTGAATGCCTTTGCAAAGAACGTCATCCTGCCCAATGATGTAACATCGTCTGATTTGGATTTGGACGTCAGTGTTAAATTCCTGGGCAATGAATTGGTCTTCCTGTCGCTTGGAGATGATCTACCAACCACCCCGGATGACGTTGCAGCACAACTCAGTAAGATTGTGAAGGAATTCCTCGATGGAGCAACGAAATTCCAGAGAAACTTCGAAGCTCACGCATTATTTGTCGATGGGGAGCTAAGCTATCCAACAGCTGGTGGTCTTCCACTTCGCTTGACGGCTCATGCAACGGGTGTTGTGGGTTTGGAGACAAGTGGTGCCATTGATATTCGTCGCCTGTGGCGGAACCCATCGCAATCACCTGTTCAGCTGAAGGTTGTCCCCTCGGCTAATTTGGAACTTGTTGGAGCACTCCTTGTTGATGCTTACGCTGTTACATCGGGCATCCAAGTGTCTGGATCTGTGCACACCTCAACTGGAGCTGATGTGAAGGTTTCCTTCCAGGAGAAACCCTGCAAGGTTGACGTGAAGATCTCCATGCCGCGCAAGAAGCAGGAAATCTTCAGCATCAACCACGACATTGTTTTGTACACTCGTGAACGTGGCCAACAGAGTGTTTCAGTGCCGTTGCGCTTCTCATCCAAACGTACCGCCTTCAATGGATGCTTCGATCAACTTCATCGCTACACCGGCGTCACCTTCTGCACGGACTACAATGTTACCATTCCTGGGAATACGGGTGTTGCTCCATTCCCCCTCAATGGTGCCAATCGCATTGCAGTTTGGCTGGAAGTTGACTCATCCTATCACTTTGCCTTCAGTCACAGTCACAAAG ACGAAAGCCTTCAGTACATTAGATTCACCTTTGATACACCTGATTCATCTGATCCACGCACAACAACTCTTGCCTTTGAATCGGCAACATCTCCCAACATTTTCGTTAGAGCTGAACTTGATTCACCCTATCGAAAGGTAATGGGAGAAGCTGGACTTGCTAATAATGAAAAGGAAGTTGCTCTGTATGCCAAAGCAAAGGATCAAGGGAATGAATACATTGCAAAG ATTGGCTTTACAAAGGATGAAGCAAAGCGCGAATACAGCCCAATACTCGTGGTTAAGACACCAGCAAGCAGGGACAATACAGCCCTCGGGTATAGCGTTGAAGGGAAGATTAAGGTGAATGATGGTGGTGGTCAGATGCGCTACGATCTGCAGGATATCAGACTCAAGGGAGGCTACTTCACATCCAACCCACTCACTGTGTCTGGAACTGTTACCCAACGTGGTACAGCCTTCGATACAGACCTCAAGATTGACCATCGTGGTGATACGGGAACAGTCAAGGGCTCGTTGCAATTTGAAGCGAATCGCCTGAATTTGGATCTCAAAGTTAAATGCGGCTGGCATGCAAATGTCCAATACAAAGTTTCCTATCAGACAAATGAGATTCTCAATCATTTGGAACTTGACTATGGATACGGATCAGGTGGGAGTCATCACATTAAGGCGCTGCAGCAGTGGCGGCATAAGTACTCAAAGTACCGCCTAGAGGAGCTTCTTTTCAACAATGAGCTGGAGCTGAGTCATCTTCCATTGAAAGCCCGTCTCAATGGGAACTTTGTTGATGGATCAGTGATCAAGTATGACGTTGGGCTGGAGTACGGTGGCAAGGAGGCTTCATCGAAGTTGGATGTGAAGCTCAATGAGAAGACAAAGGGCGACTATGCCGTTGAAGCTGATGCATCGATCAATAAGAAGAAGTTGAGTGTTATTGCTAAGCGCATTGTGCAGGAGAATGCCTCAAAGTACTCCAATCGTTTGTTCACCAGCACAGGGTTGAGCCTTGAAGCGAATGGTGTCATTGGGCATAGGATCAGTGCACAGGAAGCGGACATTGTGGCTGATGCAAAGGCACAATTTGGTGAGAAACAACAGCCGTATGTTGCAAAGTTTGAGCTGAAACTCAAACCACAGGGTGGCAATACGCACGGCTCCTTGTCTGCGGGTAAAAATGATCTCGTCACCTTCAAGGGGACACTCAATCGCAAGGGAAACACCCAAGATGGTAACATGCAGGTCACGGTTAAGGAAATTCTCGAAGGCTCAGGTGATTTCACCGCAACTGGTGGCAATGGCACTGCAACGGTCAATCTGAACGTTCTCAAGCTCTCAAAGGGAATAAAGGTTGTCACAAATTTTGCCATTGAAGCTCCAATCTACAATGTTGCAACGGAAGTCTTCTACGACACAGCCAATGGTGGCGGACGACGTACCCTTCGCGTTGATACGCGCAATCTCGTTGAGAGTCAATCCTTCCGCAGCAATAATGAAGTTGAAGTCTTCACCGAACGGTATGTGTGCAACGTTGAGGGTGCTCTTGATGGGAAAGCCGGAGATGGTGTGTTGACGGGACAATTTGATGTAACCCTCCCAACGGGTAGGAAGCTAAGTGGTTCAATAAAGCGTGAAGTACGTCCACAGGGAGATGGAATTCGGGGAAGCAATGAAGTTGCAGTtagtgataaactcccgaataATCAAGTCCGTTCATTGTCCCTCTCATCGCAACTCCTCAATGCCAAATGGAGTGAGAAGATCTTCCAGGCTAAGCACACTGTTGTGTACAAAGATCTCGACGGGAAGGATGTGACGGTTAAGCTGGATTTGCATCATAAGGCTGCTAAGGAGAACACTCGGGCAATTGATGGTGATTTGAGTGTTGCTGGAAGTCTCTTTGCACGCTCCATTAAGGTAACACTGCGCGTTCCGGAATATTCGCAGGATCATGCGGACTTCAATGTTGCCGTAAAGTCGGAGAAAGATGGAGATGTTCAGCTTGTTGGACGCTACGTAATTGGGGGACGTGCAAAGGCAAATGAGTACGATGTTACCTTTTCCGGAAGTTCCAAGGGTGACAAAGCACGCACGATTGAGGTTAAATCCAGTGGAAGCTTCCTCACTCCGCAGGTTGATCATGGTGTGTATGACACCAAGTGGAAGCTGAGCGTCAAGACAGACGGCAAGGAGTCTCATGTAAATGTTGCCGGAGTTGCAAATGAGGATCATGCAAATGTCAAAGTTGACCTGAAGCTTCATGAGAGGGATCCTGTTTCCGTTGCTCTTACCTACAACCACGAAGAGACTCCTGATGGTCAAAGTGGGAAATGCAATCTCGAAGCGGAAGTTAATTATGCCAAGGATAAGAAGATTCACGGAAAGGCTGTGCTTAAGCGAACGGAAGGAAGGGAAATTGATCTGCACGCCACACTGGAGACTCCCTACGAGAAGGCCTCAAATGTTGTTTTTAACGTAAAGGCCGCTAAAACCAATGAAGGTGTTGTCCGGAGTGCTGTCGATGTGACCGTTAACAAGGACACATACGGGCTGAACAGTGCTGTTGTCTTGTCCGATGCAAACCCATCTGTGGACCTTGTTGTAATCTATCCGAAGAAGGAGGTGAAGTTCTTTGCTGGGTTTGCCCGTGTTGGCGAGAAGAAGTACAACGGGAAGGTTAAAATTGAGAATCTCCTTGATTACAATGTTGATGCAACGGGTGAAATTGCAGCAGCTTCCATTGAGAACTTTGCAGCAAAGGTGGACATTGATGCACCTAAATTGAAATTGGACAAGTTCCACGGAGAACTCAAGAGTAAACATCAGGGAGCATCAAAGGGTGTCGAGGTGCAGGCTTCAAATGGTGGCAAGTCCATCCTTACTGGTTTCGCGGACTACACCGTTGAGCAGAATAAGACTCTGACTGTGTTTGAGGCAAAGGGGAATGTTAAGTTCTACGAAAAGGAAAGCGAAGCGCACCTGAAGTTCATCCATCACACATTGACTCAGGCTGAGAATCAAGAAACGGGAGTTTCATTCATTGTTAATGCCCATCTCGGGCCTAAGAGTATTGTTGGGGAACTCAAGATAACCGATAAGAATGTTCAGCTGAAGCATGCTGCCTGTGAGAAGCAACAGCAGTGTATTCATCTGGATATCCAGTCGACAATCTCTCAGGCTGATCTGGATAGTTTCAAGCATCAGATTGTTGTGTCAATTGATCTGCGTAAGCTCGGGTATTCGCATGAGTTTGGCCTGAAGGCTGAAACAAGCAGGAAGGGCGTTGAGTTGGATCACACAATTGAGATGCATTTGCAGGCACAGGATAAGCCACAGTATCAGTACTCAATGTACATTCATTCCAAGAGTGCCGGGGTGGTTGTAACCTTGCCAGAGCGCACAATTGCCCTGGAGGGAGTGTTTGAGCGTCCGGAGACATTGTTTGGCAAATGGGATGTGTCGGGAGCGCTGTACTTGGATAAGAAGAATAAACCCCATGAGAGTGTACGTGTTGGCTTGAAGGCACACACAAAGGAACCCAAAAAGGGATCAGGAAGCTTCGAAAGTGCTCTGACTTTTGCTCATCCCGCAATTAGGACACTCTCGGTGACAGCTGCTGGTGCAATTGATGCTACAGCGCATGAGGCGAATGTTAAGTTGAACTTTGATGTCTTCAAGACAGCCGCCAAGGAGGTTGTTGTCGTTGGGAGGATTGCAAATACAGAGAAGGGACGTGCGTTCAATGTGTCAGCAAGTGTGGATGTAACCTCGAAGCATGGGCTTGACTACCGTGCCTCCGGGCATGCAGCTCTTGCACCTGAACGTCGGGCAGCTAGCTTCCAGGGTGATGCTAAATTTGCCGGAGTTCAGGGCTCGGCTCTCTTCAGTATCACCCCGGCGGATCTCTATGCACGCATTACAGCTCTGGAGGAAGATCTCTTTGTTGCCGATGCAAAGATTGGTGATAAGAGTATTGCGGGGCAGGCAACAATTCGTCCCttcaaatccacccccattACAATGAGTGGAAGTGCAAAGGGCCTAACTGAGGCGAAGGTTCATCTGTCTCGGGCTAATTTGGTAACAGTTGACGGGGAATTTGCCATTAATCGTGCTGCCAGCTTCAAGATTAACAGCCAGAAAGGGGATATTTTCACAGCACAAGTTACCCTCGATCAGCAACACTTCCTCGCGTCGAAGTATCAAATGAACAGCGATCAGATGCGTCAATTCCTGCAGGAAGTTCAGACAACAGTCAAGCAGGATTTGGAGAATACCAAGAAGCACATTGAGGCAAAGGTTTCAGAGACACGCACACACATTGCTCAGCAATATGGGAACATTCAGAAGGAGATCCCAGAGTTTGATGCTGTTGCGAAGAACATTAAGGAGGAATTGTCAAAGATCCTGCAGGAGTTGGAGAAGGATCCCTCAATTAAGCCAATAATTGATGCAGCTGCAAAGATCTGTGGGGTTGTTGCGAAGACCTTTGCTGATCTCTTCGAAGTCACCGTGCAGAGCCTGAAGAAGGTCAGTGAGATCATTACATCCTTCTACAGCAATCTCGTTGAAATCTTCAATGCACGCATTCTACCATCTCTCGTTGAATGGTATGCAGCTGTTGAGAAGATCCTCCACACCGTCTACCTGGACACAGTTTCCCTCCTCTCGGGAACAATTGAGCGTGTGGCAAAGGCTCTCAAGGACTACGAAGAGGACTTCAATAAGGTGGCAAAGGTGTCATCGGAGACAATTGGGCGCTTTGTGCGTGGTGCAACGGAACTCCTGACGGCAGTTCAGAAGGAAATTGCTGATCTTCAGCGTCTTGTACAGGACTACGTAGCATCCCTGCCTGGAATTGATTTACTCAAAGAGAAGTACAACGCTTTATTCGTTGAATACAACATCCCTGAGCACGTGATCAACCTCATGAGGGAATTCAACACGGTAATACGCGATGCAGTCCCATCGCAGGAGATTAGGGACTTCATTGAGAGCATTGTGAGCTACATTGAGGCAAAACTGGGCAAGAAGGATGTCAATGATTTGGAACATTTGAAGCAGATCTACTCAAAGGGCGTTGTGGCCACAAAGGCGGTGATTCAGTTGGTTAAGAGTCAACCAACTGACGTCACGGGAAGCCTCAATGTCGCTCCCGGTGGTATCCCACTTCCCTTCTCCCTGGACATCCTCCGGCGTGTACCCTACATCTCATCCATTCGTCTCTCACCGGTGAATTACCTGCGAAATGAGCGATTCCTCACACCACGTGATCTACTCACTTCCCTCACACCCAATGGACGTCTCACGCTGAATCTCCTGCCACCCTTCCCACTGGCAGGGCATGTAATTGATGGGCAGCACATTTTCACCTTCGATGGGCGTCATTTCACCTTCCCCGGTGATTGTTCCTACATCCTGGCGCGTGATTTCCTCCATGGAAACTTCTCTGTCGTCGCGACGCTGCAAAAGGGCAAAATGTCCTCCGTGTCGCTTTTCGATGGGCCCAATGTGGCCACAGTGGACGTTGGAGGTGCAGTTAAAGTTAACGACAAAGCCGTCGATCTGCCCGTTCACTCCGGAGACTTCCACATCTGGCGTCGCTACTACACCGTCACCCTGCTCTCCCTTTCCGGTGCAGAAGTTATGTGCACAACAGATCTCATTACGTGCCATGTGAAAGTCAGTGGGTTCTACCGTGGACGCCTCCGAGGCATCCTTGGCAATGGAAATG GTGAACCCTTCGATGACTTCCAACTGCCAGAGGGTAAGCTTGCAGGGAATTATGCGGAATTCGGCAATGCCTACGGCGTGACACCATCCTGCCCAGCTGTGGGTGCTTCACATCATCCACATGCCCACGGAGCACCACTTACAGAGCCATGCGCTTCACTGTTCAGCAGTGATCCCGCTCTGAGACTCGCCTTCCTCGTGAATGATCCCACCAACTACCGCGAGGCGTGTCAGCATGCCGTTGGGGATGCACCAGCAGCAAAGAAGACAGAGGTTGCGTGCAACATTGTCAGTGCCTACGTGAGTGCAGCACGTCTCGACGGGATACCCGTGAGTGTGCCACAGAAGTGTTTGACCTGCTCAGAAAATAGAAAT AT